From Saprospiraceae bacterium, one genomic window encodes:
- the dnaX gene encoding DNA polymerase III subunit gamma/tau: protein MEGFLVSARKYRPLKWSDVIGQEHISRTLKNALSKSQVAHAFLFTGPRGVGKTTCARILARVLNCENPSADWESCNECVTCKAFQENNSFNIIELDAASNNGVDDMRSLVEQVRYQPQYGKYKIYIIDEVHMLTTAAFNAFLKTLEEPPPYAKFILATTEKHKIIPTILSRCQVYDFRRIQVKDIIAQLLKICETEGITAETEALYLIAQKADGAMRDALSIFDRMTSFGGKTLSYQDVLDNLNVLDQDYFFRFYDAFIGENTNQALLLFDEILRLGFDPEVLLEGLGSHARNLLVCQDDQLMTLYDGSEESKQRLFEQGKICNDSFLMTCLGMINEAEINLSLSRNKRLHIEILLARICQMQRFEKIEVNPIPAFDLEKKTHDPNHGVVQEPLPPLSSSISTIQESNSTPTTPPKIEHGQKTNQNKDTSSLGLIPKLGSIHQLKEKIAKEEKEKAENKKEFNAENVDIFWQNCISEQKSSSLLVYMKQAKVMTDQLSIRFLVGSVLSQEALRKEIQLEQKISDFFKEKDIKVSVEIDPEMAQREEMTKPKKLLTAKEKLELMVNANPLVEETIKMFELRLDED from the coding sequence ATGGAAGGATTTTTAGTATCAGCCAGAAAATACAGACCTCTCAAGTGGTCTGATGTCATCGGTCAGGAACATATTTCCCGGACCCTTAAAAACGCATTGTCCAAATCACAGGTCGCTCATGCCTTTTTGTTTACAGGACCCAGAGGCGTGGGAAAGACCACCTGCGCAAGAATTCTGGCCAGGGTATTGAACTGTGAAAATCCGTCAGCAGATTGGGAGTCATGCAATGAATGTGTGACATGCAAAGCTTTTCAAGAGAATAACTCATTCAACATCATTGAACTGGATGCAGCATCCAACAATGGAGTGGACGATATGCGTTCGCTGGTGGAGCAAGTGAGGTATCAACCCCAATATGGTAAATACAAGATTTACATCATTGATGAGGTGCACATGTTGACCACGGCCGCTTTCAATGCATTTCTTAAAACCCTTGAAGAGCCACCCCCTTATGCCAAATTTATTCTGGCGACTACCGAAAAGCACAAGATCATTCCAACCATCTTAAGCAGATGTCAGGTTTATGACTTCAGGAGAATCCAAGTCAAAGACATCATCGCGCAACTTCTAAAAATTTGTGAAACAGAGGGTATTACTGCGGAAACCGAGGCGCTTTATCTGATCGCGCAAAAAGCAGATGGGGCCATGAGGGATGCTCTATCCATTTTTGACAGAATGACAAGCTTTGGTGGTAAAACATTGAGTTATCAGGATGTGCTGGATAATCTGAATGTTCTGGATCAGGATTATTTTTTCCGATTTTATGATGCATTTATTGGTGAAAACACAAACCAGGCATTGCTTTTGTTTGATGAGATTCTCAGGCTTGGTTTTGACCCTGAAGTATTGCTGGAAGGACTCGGCTCCCATGCGCGAAATCTGCTTGTTTGTCAGGACGATCAACTGATGACCCTTTACGATGGCAGTGAAGAATCCAAACAGCGGCTTTTCGAACAGGGAAAAATTTGCAATGATTCTTTTTTAATGACTTGTCTTGGGATGATCAATGAAGCAGAGATCAATCTCAGCCTTTCCCGCAACAAAAGATTACATATTGAAATATTGCTGGCCAGGATTTGTCAAATGCAGCGTTTCGAAAAAATCGAAGTAAACCCAATTCCTGCCTTTGACCTTGAAAAAAAAACTCATGATCCCAACCATGGTGTAGTTCAAGAGCCTTTGCCTCCTTTGTCTTCAAGCATTTCGACCATCCAGGAAAGCAATTCTACTCCAACAACACCTCCAAAGATTGAGCATGGTCAAAAAACAAATCAAAATAAAGATACTTCCTCTCTCGGACTCATTCCAAAACTGGGTAGCATCCATCAATTAAAAGAAAAGATAGCCAAAGAAGAAAAAGAAAAAGCAGAAAACAAAAAAGAATTCAATGCTGAAAACGTCGATATTTTTTGGCAAAATTGCATTTCAGAACAAAAATCAAGTTCGCTACTTGTCTATATGAAACAAGCGAAAGTAATGACAGATCAACTGTCCATTCGATTTTTGGTAGGATCTGTTTTGTCACAGGAAGCCCTGCGAAAAGAAATTCAGCTGGAGCAAAAAATCAGCGATTTTTTTAAAGAGAAAGACATCAAGGTATCGGTGGAAATCGATCCTGAAATGGCTCAAAGAGAAGAAATGACCAAGCCTAAAAAATTGCTTACTGCCAAAGAAAAACTGGAGCTGATGGTCAATGCAAATCCCCTGGTTGAAGAAACGATCAAAATGTTTGAACTTAGATTGGATGAGGACTAA